In Conger conger chromosome 12, fConCon1.1, whole genome shotgun sequence, one DNA window encodes the following:
- the LOC133141574 gene encoding uncharacterized protein LOC133141574 encodes MSQNKSPEESICNASLIRNVWEIRTKSHTIKLKTEEERVSKSALKQINEEWQMRMTTERKAPPRLQQKSRHSDNTALQNYLNKPFLSYTSRNSEFSNSKLQNQRGLFSKRVKNISDIYHDQPSLLKWGKSWKFSRPTLHMEEEAQAKSVSDWGKSWKFSNLQPDLEGQTWSEQDLYNDDLDFQQHNDTTFLSKEVKSNAFSRSQSFEESLCLSEWEPSWKFSKHPSHEEESLSEEEQFNTSMDIETDEDMCQSKGNILLDSYLHENEMSEWRDSWKVSKPEETDYQSVELEPEEAVDHEFNEDETPVSKWCKSWMILYHELPKNKSQSSDWSESWKLLHVPSQQENDNHTDEDLSEESSDIDTFESMFLPTRDKMNMLLTSQDCSVSEWSRSWEITKPQAQALSQNDQKHKTGQHESEEILDFRPEKENCVIIKSKSRQFLSPQFFSDELSTIDWGEFMMMHDKAQEVTLYSNDQLFNTWQARVNHYEEKETSEKERRRKSALPQ; translated from the exons ATGTCGCAGAACAAAAGTCCAGAGGAGTCCATATGTAATGCCTCTCTGATTCGAAATGTGTGGGAAATCAGAACGAAATCTCATACGATAAAACTGAAGACAGAAGAGGAAAGGGTGTCAAAGAGTGCACTGAAACA GATAAACGAGGAATGGCAGATGCGTATGACAACCGAGAGGAAGGCACCACCAAGGCTGCAGCAGAAATCCAGGCACAGTGACAACACAGCTCTTCAGAATTACTTGAACAAACCATTTCTCTCTTACACAAGTAGAAATTCAGagttttcaaactcaaagttgCAAAACCAAAGGGGGCTATTTTCCAAAAGGGTAAAGAATATTAGTGATATCTATCATGATCAACCATCTCTGTTAAAGTGGGGGAAGTCTTGGAAGTTCTCACGGCCCACATTGCACATGGAAGAGGAGGCACAAGCAAAAAGTGTATCAGATTGGGGTAAGTCATGGAAATTCTCAAATCTGCAACCCGACCTGGAAGGTCAAACTTGGTCAGAGCAGGACTTATATAATGATGACTTAGATTTCCAACAGCATAATGACACAACATTTTTGTCAAAGGAGGTCAAGTCAAATGCTTTTTCGAGGTCCCAATCTTTTGAGGAGAGTTTGTGTTTGTCGGAATGGGAACCGTCTTGGAAGTTCTCAAAGCATCCTAGCCATGAAGAAGAATCATTATCAGAAGAAGAGCAATTCAATACTTCCATGGATATTGAAACCGATGAAGACATGTGTCAGTCAAAAGGAAATATACTCTTGGATTCTTACCTTCATGAGaatgaaatgtcagaatggagagaTTCCTGGAAAGTGTCAAAGCCTGAAGAGACTGATTACCAGTCTGTAGAATTGGAACCTGAGGAAGCTGTGGATCATGAATTCAATGAAGATGAAACACCTGTTTCAAAGTGGTGTAAGTCTTGGATGATACTGTATCACGAGCTGCCTAAAAATAAATCTCAGTCCTCTGACTGGAGTGAGTCTTGGAAGCTCTTGCATGTTCCATCACAACAAGAAAACGATAATCACACAGATGAAGACTTGTCTGAGGAGTCAtcagatattgacacttttgaGAGCATGTTTCTGCCAACAAGGGACAAGATGAACATGTTACTGACTTCCCAAGATTGCTCTGTTTCTGAATGGAGTAGGTCCTGGGAGATCACAAAACCCCAGGCTCAGGCTCTGTCCCAGAATGATCAGAAACACAAGACAGGAcaacatgagtcagaggaaatTTTAGATTTTCGGCCTGAAAAAGAGAATTGTGTGATAATCAAGAGCAAGTCTCGACAGTTCCTGAGTCCCCAGTTCTTCAGTGATGAGTTGTCTACAATTGATTGGG